Below is a genomic region from bacterium.
GGGCCTGGCCAGCTACTATGGCCGGGAATTCCACGGACGCAAGACCGCCAACGGCGAGACCTTTGACATGGAGGCCATGACCGCCGCCCACCGCACCCTTCCCTTCGGCACCATGGTCCGGGTCACCAATCTCAGGACTGGCCAGAGCGTGACCGTCAAGATCAACGACCGCGGCCCGTTCGTGGAAGGCCGGATGATAGACCTGTCCCAGGGCGCGGCCAGAAAGATCGGGATCGACGGGGTGGAACCGGTCCGGCTGGAGATCATCCAGCAGCCAGACAATTGATCCGACTACGCTGCTTCATATCCAACAAAGCTTCGTCGGACAGGCAAAGAACATCAAACAATTATCAGCCCCGGTTCCCAGTTTACAATTTACGATTAACTAATTTCCATCATAGAACCAAGGAGCGCGATGCAGATACCAGCCAACGAACGACTGATAGTGGCCCTGGACGTACCATCCTACGCCGAAGCCGAGAAGCTGATCAAGGACATCTCCGGCCCTGTAAAATACTTCAAGGTCGGCAGCCAGCTGTTCACCGCCTGCGGGCCAAAAATAGTGGAGCTGATAAAAGCCCAGGGCGGAAAAGTATTTCTGGACCTGAAGTTCCACGACATCCCCACCACCGTGGGCAAGGCCGCCGTATCGGCGGTGGAACTGGGGGTGGACATGTTCAACCTTCATTCCATGGGCGGATTTCAGATGATGGAAGAAGCGGCCAACGCGGCCATCGAGGCCTGCTCCCTTTATAAAAAACCCAAGCCGGTGATCCTGGGAGTGACCGTGCTGACCAGCTTTGACGAAGCCACCTTCAGCGATGTGCTGGGGGCTCCCGGCCGGGGCATCCCGGAGCAGGTGCTGCACCTGGCCCGGCTGACCAAGAGCGCCGGACTGGACGGAGTGGTGGCCTCGCCCCAGGAGATCGAACTGCTGAGGAAGAACATGGAAAATGATTTTGTGATCCTGACCCCCGGTATCAGGCCGATGGACGCCGAGGCCGGTGACCAGAAGAGGATCCTGACGCCCGGACAGGCCATCGCCCTGGGAGCCGATTACCTGGTGGTGGGCCGGCCCATCACCGGAGCCAAGGACAGGAACGCCGCCGCCAACAACATCCAAAAGGAGATCCAAGATGCCCTTAAATAAGCAGGAGATCAAAGACGTTCTGGTCAACCGGCAGGTGCTGCTGGACGGCCACTTTTTACTGACCTCGGGAAAGCACAGCCAGTATTATTTCGAGAAATTCCGGATCCTGCAGTACCCCCAGGACAGCCAAGCCTTTTGCGGAATGATCGCCGAACATTTCAAGGATGCCGGAATTCAGACCGTAGTCGGACCAACCACCGGCGGCATCATCATCGCCTCCGAAGTGGCCCGGCAGATGGACAAAAAGGCCATCTACGCCGAACGGACCCCGGAAGGCCGGGGTTTCTTACGGGGAATGTCCCTGGCCCAAGGCGAAAAGGTTTTGGTGGTGGACGATGTGATGACCACCGGCGGCTCGGTGGTCGAGACCATCGAGGCGGTGAAGCGGGCCGGAGCGGAATTGATGGGCGTGGCGGTGTTCATAGACCGCAGTTCCAAGGCCCCGGATTTCGGGGTTCCCTTCCTGGGGATCTACGGGGAAAAGGTGGAGACCTTTGAACCGGACAATTGCCCCCTGTGCAAAAAGGGGATTCCACTGGCCAAGCACGGCAGCAACCCCAATAAATGATCTGGGAACAGAAAAAAGACGCCATCATTTCTGATGGCGTCTTTTTTTGACTCAACTTGTAAGGGCAATTCACGCGTCCGACGAAGCCGCTAATGGCATAGTCGGATGAATTACCCCTATGATAATATGTAATATTACCGGAACGAATACGGTATGGTAAAAGGCCGATCGGCCGGCTGGCCGTTGACCGTGCCTGGCTTGAAGTTGGATTTCTTGGAGGCTTCCAAAGCCGCCTCGTCGCAGCCGCCGCCGATGCCCCTCAGCACTTCGGCGCTCTTGACCTTGCCGTCCGCTCCCACCAGCACCTTAACAAAAACCCTGCCGGTGATGCCGGCTTTCCTGGCCAGGTCGGGATACTCGGCCTTGCCGATATTGGTTGGTTCGGGGTCGGTGGGCGGGATCTCGGCCACCGGCTCGGGAGCCGCTACGGCCGGGGTTGGGGTGGGCGCCGGAGTGGGCGTTTCGGCTACCAGGATGTCCTGCGGGTTGACCGCCTTGGGGGCCGGGGCCGGCTTGACCGCTGCGGGCTTGGGCGCGGCCGGAACAGGCTTGTTGTTGACCGGAGCCGGTGTCTGGGCTTCAGG
It encodes:
- a CDS encoding septal ring lytic transglycosylase RlpA family protein, whose translation is GLASYYGREFHGRKTANGETFDMEAMTAAHRTLPFGTMVRVTNLRTGQSVTVKINDRGPFVEGRMIDLSQGAARKIGIDGVEPVRLEIIQQPDN
- the pyrF gene encoding orotidine-5'-phosphate decarboxylase — encoded protein: MQIPANERLIVALDVPSYAEAEKLIKDISGPVKYFKVGSQLFTACGPKIVELIKAQGGKVFLDLKFHDIPTTVGKAAVSAVELGVDMFNLHSMGGFQMMEEAANAAIEACSLYKKPKPVILGVTVLTSFDEATFSDVLGAPGRGIPEQVLHLARLTKSAGLDGVVASPQEIELLRKNMENDFVILTPGIRPMDAEAGDQKRILTPGQAIALGADYLVVGRPITGAKDRNAAANNIQKEIQDALK
- the pyrE gene encoding orotate phosphoribosyltransferase; this encodes MPLNKQEIKDVLVNRQVLLDGHFLLTSGKHSQYYFEKFRILQYPQDSQAFCGMIAEHFKDAGIQTVVGPTTGGIIIASEVARQMDKKAIYAERTPEGRGFLRGMSLAQGEKVLVVDDVMTTGGSVVETIEAVKRAGAELMGVAVFIDRSSKAPDFGVPFLGIYGEKVETFEPDNCPLCKKGIPLAKHGSNPNK